One segment of Daphnia magna isolate NIES linkage group LG2, ASM2063170v1.1, whole genome shotgun sequence DNA contains the following:
- the LOC116916078 gene encoding glutamate receptor ionotropic, kainate 2: MFQFIVHSWSRNANCILDAEFFRTSRCTQHIQPSDRSKLAIKASRQVDEEGNCLLQLPVESLESYDKLVVDFHFEAQLRTKTTTLVRISNRFPQIAMIRFWMVWLMAVKTTPVVSSTFREKNVGLMNRVHLKFAVSHLPPFDVLTLGKDGNYTNHGISPILCKWLTDKLNFTISYYYIPNKYTNAKYGAVSDAAVILNLFVDKEIDGSTMGLIATPERKKMIDLAYFMWTEPFNMIVPKPGEEPRLFAFIKPFQSWVWLLIFITMLAVVVFMSLFSKLHLQFYSNGSRHNSPVSSQEMTTIFGRISVYSMYIVNTMTNQGNSVPGARFFSSQMLIGMWLLIATVLVNSYSSTIISYLTVPRMKPPINTFEDLAASQDVSLVLLADNVIGQHILDAKSGVLKILSGHIQNNRGQVLRNIQTISEALETGNYAFPFLKTFCLNFIASQFKKEGKCRFQDTDPLPFQPGFWSLPLPKNSRFTPMFHYALVELWETGLPQYWVKNALPRAPKCFAKIKFKQNSARQVPIQLNDLTGAFLILGIGVGLTTFTFLVEKMYHFICRGNSTTVRYF, translated from the exons ATGTTTCAATTTATCGTACACAGTTGGTCAAGAAACGCCAATTGCATCCTTGATGCAGAGTTTTTCCGGACAAGCAGGTGTACCCAGCACATTCAGCCAAGTGATCGTTCTAAGCTCGCTATAAAAGCTAGCCGGCAGGTGGATGAAGAAGGCAATTGTTTGTTGCAGCTTCCGGTTGAAAGTTTGGAATCATATGACAAGCTAGTCGTTGATTTCCATTTTGAAGCTCAACTTCGTACAAAAACAACGACACTCGTAAGAATAAGCAATCGCTTCCCACAG atcGCAATGATTCGTTTTTGGATGGTTTGGCTGATGGCTGTTAAAACGACCCCCGTAGTTTCGTCGACTTTTCGTGAAAAGAATGTTGGCTTAATGAACCGCGTTCATTTGAAATTTGCTGTTAGTCAT CTGCCACCATTCGACGTGCTTACTTTGGGGAAAGACGGAAATTACACCAACCACGGGATCAGCCCAATACTTTGCAAATGGCTCACTGACAAACTGAACTTTAC TATTTCCTATTATTACATACCCAACAAATACACAAACGCAAAATACGGGGCCGTTAGTGACGCTGCTGTCATCCTTAATCTCTTCGTGGACAAG GAAATCGATGGATCGACTATGGGTTTGATTGCAACTccagagaggaaaaaaatgattgatttAGCATACTTCATGTGGACAGAGCCGTTTAATATGATCGTGCCTAAACCAGGAGAAGAACCTCGTCTTTTTGCATTTATCAAACCATTTCAATCCTGG GTGTGGCTACTCATATTTATCACGATGCTCGCTGTGGTCGTCTTTATGAGCCTTTTCTCGAAACTACATCTGCAATTCTACTCAAATGGTAGCCGTCATAATTCTCCCGTGTCATCTCAAGAAATGACGACCATCTTTGGACGTATCAGCGTTTATTCCATGTACATCGTCAACACCATGACAAATCAAG GAAATTCAGTTCCTGGTGCACGCTTTTTTTCATCCCAAATGCTTATTGGGATGTGGCTATTAATCGCAACCGTGTTGGTCAACAGCTATTCTAGCACCATCATTTCGTACTTGACCGTACCGAGAATGAAACCCCCTATAAACACATTTGAAGATCTGGCCGCTAGTCAGGATGTCAGCCTCGTTTTGCTGGCGGATAACGTGATCGGCCAGCACATACTG GATGCCAAATCTGGTGTGCTGAAAATTTTAAGTGGACATATTCAGAATAACCGTGGCCAGGTATTAAGGAATATACAAACAATCAGCGAAGCCCTGGAAACTGGAAACTACGCCTTTCCATTT CTCAAAACATTCTGCCTCAATTTCATCGCTAGTCAATTCAAAAAGGAAGGCAAATGTCGATTTCAAGACACCGATCCTCTACCTTTTCAGCCCGGATTTTGGTCTTTGCCTTTACCGAAAAACAGTAGATTTACTCCAATGTTTCATTACGC TCTGGTGGAATTGTGGGAAACCGGTCTGCCTCAATACTGGGTGAAAAACGCCTTGCCACGAGCGCCAAAATGTTTCGccaaaattaaatttaaacagAATTCAGCCCGACAAGTTCCAATTCAATTAAACGATCTAACGGGGGCATTCCTTATTTTAGGCATCGGTGTCGGGCTGACGACGTTCACCTTTCTCGTGGAAAAAATGTATCATTTCATATGCCGAGGGAATTCGACAACAGTTCGCTATTTTTAA
- the LOC116917410 gene encoding TNF receptor-associated factor 4 isoform X4, protein MSLLRDLHHHDCSIPLYANVKDDSILTCSDDDETSNSMEFSKVYPESSSQKTIFSSVVYCIHRKEGCEWNGELRKLKAHLLSCSLDAIPCRMQCGQQVSRLAHDDHGRNFCPNRRQICDYCQVEFNGLQYDSHVGTCTMEPVYCDNKCGQKISRKQMMQHKAIECGKRLVACRYCAKDFSYDTLQAHHAKCGRYPIACPNQCDSPKVVREELESHLKDNCPALMVSCPFKEAGCRFKGPRFSLDKHQEEGMKQHLLLMCGLATRQQQQLSTLRSTVSRVSLNYTGTFLWRINDVQTKIAEARIKEGFELISAPFYTSQYGYKLQASLFLNGNGSGEGAYVSIYIKILPGEYDALLKWPFSHTVSFTLYDQAANPDKACNIVESFIPDPTWENFQRPSREPDALGFGFPRFVSHDMLKKRHFVKDDVLFLKVRVDPAKNMAV, encoded by the exons ATGTCGTTGCTCCGGGATCTTCATCATCACGATTGTTCCATTCCTCTGTATGCCAATGTCAAAGA TGACAGTATCTTGACGTGTTCGGATGACGACGAGACCAGCAATTCGATGGAATTTAGCAAG GTGTATCCGGAATCGTCGTCTCAAAAGACCATCTTCAGCTCGGTCGTTTATTGCATCCACCGCAAAGAAGGATGCGAATGGAACGGTGAATTGCGCAaactaaag GCTCATTTACTGTCATGCTCGCTGGACGCGATCCCGTGTCGGATGCAGTGCGGCCAACAAGTTTCCCGTCTGGCTCACGATGACCACGGCCGCAACTTCTGTCCGAACCGGCGCCAGATTTGCGATTACTGCCAGGTGGAATTCAATGGTCTCCAATACGAC AGTCACGTTGGCACTTGCACGATGGAACCGGTTTATTGCGACAACAAATGCGGCCAGAAAATCAGCCGCAAGCAGATGATGCAGCACAAGGCCATCGAGTGCGGAAAGCGTCTGGTCGCCTGCCGCTATTGCGCAAAAGATTTCAGTTACGACACGCTACAAGCCCATCACGCCAAATGCGGTCGCTATCCAATCGCTTGCCCGAACCAATGCGATTCGCCCAAAGTTGTGCGCGAGGAACTCGAATCCCATTTGAAAGACAACTGCCCGGCTCTGATGGTCTCGTGTCCTTTTAAAGAGGCCGGATGTCGATTCAAG GGTCCTCGATTCTCTCTGGACAAACACCAAGAGGAAGGCATGAAGCAGCACTTGCTGCTCATGTGCGGATTAGCCACCCGCCAGCAGCAACAGCTTTCCACGTTGCGCTCCACCGTGTCACGCGTGTCGCTTAATTATACGGGCACATTTCTCTGGCGCATCAATGACGTCCAGACCAAAATCGCAGAAGCGCGAATCAAAGAAGGTTTCGAACTCATCTCGGCCCCTTTCTACACCAGCCAGTACGGCTACAAACTGCAG GCGTCCCTGTTTCTCAACGGTAACGGATCCGGTGAAGGAGCTTATGTCTCTATTTACATCAAAATCTTGCCGGGAGAATACGACGCCCTCCTTAAATGGCCTTTCTCTCACACCGTTTCGTTCACGCTCTACGACCAGGCGGCCAATCCCGACAAG GCGTGTAATATCGTCGAGAGTTTCATTCCCGATCCGACGTGGGAGAATTTTCAGCGGCCATCGCGCGAGCCCGACGCTCTCGGATTCGGATTCCCGCGTTTCGTTTCGCACGACATGCTCAAGAAACGTCATTTTGTCAAGGACGACGTTCTCTTTCTCAAAGTCCGTGTCGATCCGGCTAAAAACATGGCCGTCTAG
- the LOC116917410 gene encoding TNF receptor-associated factor 4 isoform X3, which produces MSVLSQFCLARWKSVDSLTPTALVYNLSSDSILTCSDDDETSNSMEFSKVYPESSSQKTIFSSVVYCIHRKEGCEWNGELRKLKAHLLSCSLDAIPCRMQCGQQVSRLAHDDHGRNFCPNRRQICDYCQVEFNGLQYDSHVGTCTMEPVYCDNKCGQKISRKQMMQHKAIECGKRLVACRYCAKDFSYDTLQAHHAKCGRYPIACPNQCDSPKVVREELESHLKDNCPALMVSCPFKEAGCRFKGPRFSLDKHQEEGMKQHLLLMCGLATRQQQQLSTLRSTVSRVSLNYTGTFLWRINDVQTKIAEARIKEGFELISAPFYTSQYGYKLQASLFLNGNGSGEGAYVSIYIKILPGEYDALLKWPFSHTVSFTLYDQAANPDKACNIVESFIPDPTWENFQRPSREPDALGFGFPRFVSHDMLKKRHFVKDDVLFLKVRVDPAKNMAV; this is translated from the exons ATGAGTGTCTTATCGCAATTCTGTTTGGCTCGCTGGAAATCGGTCGATTCGCTTACACCCACTGCCCTCGTTTACAATCTATCTAG TGACAGTATCTTGACGTGTTCGGATGACGACGAGACCAGCAATTCGATGGAATTTAGCAAG GTGTATCCGGAATCGTCGTCTCAAAAGACCATCTTCAGCTCGGTCGTTTATTGCATCCACCGCAAAGAAGGATGCGAATGGAACGGTGAATTGCGCAaactaaag GCTCATTTACTGTCATGCTCGCTGGACGCGATCCCGTGTCGGATGCAGTGCGGCCAACAAGTTTCCCGTCTGGCTCACGATGACCACGGCCGCAACTTCTGTCCGAACCGGCGCCAGATTTGCGATTACTGCCAGGTGGAATTCAATGGTCTCCAATACGAC AGTCACGTTGGCACTTGCACGATGGAACCGGTTTATTGCGACAACAAATGCGGCCAGAAAATCAGCCGCAAGCAGATGATGCAGCACAAGGCCATCGAGTGCGGAAAGCGTCTGGTCGCCTGCCGCTATTGCGCAAAAGATTTCAGTTACGACACGCTACAAGCCCATCACGCCAAATGCGGTCGCTATCCAATCGCTTGCCCGAACCAATGCGATTCGCCCAAAGTTGTGCGCGAGGAACTCGAATCCCATTTGAAAGACAACTGCCCGGCTCTGATGGTCTCGTGTCCTTTTAAAGAGGCCGGATGTCGATTCAAG GGTCCTCGATTCTCTCTGGACAAACACCAAGAGGAAGGCATGAAGCAGCACTTGCTGCTCATGTGCGGATTAGCCACCCGCCAGCAGCAACAGCTTTCCACGTTGCGCTCCACCGTGTCACGCGTGTCGCTTAATTATACGGGCACATTTCTCTGGCGCATCAATGACGTCCAGACCAAAATCGCAGAAGCGCGAATCAAAGAAGGTTTCGAACTCATCTCGGCCCCTTTCTACACCAGCCAGTACGGCTACAAACTGCAG GCGTCCCTGTTTCTCAACGGTAACGGATCCGGTGAAGGAGCTTATGTCTCTATTTACATCAAAATCTTGCCGGGAGAATACGACGCCCTCCTTAAATGGCCTTTCTCTCACACCGTTTCGTTCACGCTCTACGACCAGGCGGCCAATCCCGACAAG GCGTGTAATATCGTCGAGAGTTTCATTCCCGATCCGACGTGGGAGAATTTTCAGCGGCCATCGCGCGAGCCCGACGCTCTCGGATTCGGATTCCCGCGTTTCGTTTCGCACGACATGCTCAAGAAACGTCATTTTGTCAAGGACGACGTTCTCTTTCTCAAAGTCCGTGTCGATCCGGCTAAAAACATGGCCGTCTAG
- the LOC116917410 gene encoding TNF receptor-associated factor 4 isoform X1, with amino-acid sequence MVRKCGWRSELSSPPPSVLPPTPPARHSTSSSSSSYQRKSSRWTFYDATQLTSVYPESSSQKTIFSSVVYCIHRKEGCEWNGELRKLKAHLLSCSLDAIPCRMQCGQQVSRLAHDDHGRNFCPNRRQICDYCQVEFNGLQYDSHVGTCTMEPVYCDNKCGQKISRKQMMQHKAIECGKRLVACRYCAKDFSYDTLQAHHAKCGRYPIACPNQCDSPKVVREELESHLKDNCPALMVSCPFKEAGCRFKGPRFSLDKHQEEGMKQHLLLMCGLATRQQQQLSTLRSTVSRVSLNYTGTFLWRINDVQTKIAEARIKEGFELISAPFYTSQYGYKLQASLFLNGNGSGEGAYVSIYIKILPGEYDALLKWPFSHTVSFTLYDQAANPDKACNIVESFIPDPTWENFQRPSREPDALGFGFPRFVSHDMLKKRHFVKDDVLFLKVRVDPAKNMAV; translated from the exons atggtgaGAAAGTGCGGTTGGCGGTCGGAATTGTCTTCACCACCGCCTTCGGTTCTTCCGCCCACTCCACCAGCTCGACACTCgacttcttcttcatcatcctCCTATCAACGGAAATCCTCCCGGTGGACGTTCTACGACGCCACCCAACTCACTTCT GTGTATCCGGAATCGTCGTCTCAAAAGACCATCTTCAGCTCGGTCGTTTATTGCATCCACCGCAAAGAAGGATGCGAATGGAACGGTGAATTGCGCAaactaaag GCTCATTTACTGTCATGCTCGCTGGACGCGATCCCGTGTCGGATGCAGTGCGGCCAACAAGTTTCCCGTCTGGCTCACGATGACCACGGCCGCAACTTCTGTCCGAACCGGCGCCAGATTTGCGATTACTGCCAGGTGGAATTCAATGGTCTCCAATACGAC AGTCACGTTGGCACTTGCACGATGGAACCGGTTTATTGCGACAACAAATGCGGCCAGAAAATCAGCCGCAAGCAGATGATGCAGCACAAGGCCATCGAGTGCGGAAAGCGTCTGGTCGCCTGCCGCTATTGCGCAAAAGATTTCAGTTACGACACGCTACAAGCCCATCACGCCAAATGCGGTCGCTATCCAATCGCTTGCCCGAACCAATGCGATTCGCCCAAAGTTGTGCGCGAGGAACTCGAATCCCATTTGAAAGACAACTGCCCGGCTCTGATGGTCTCGTGTCCTTTTAAAGAGGCCGGATGTCGATTCAAG GGTCCTCGATTCTCTCTGGACAAACACCAAGAGGAAGGCATGAAGCAGCACTTGCTGCTCATGTGCGGATTAGCCACCCGCCAGCAGCAACAGCTTTCCACGTTGCGCTCCACCGTGTCACGCGTGTCGCTTAATTATACGGGCACATTTCTCTGGCGCATCAATGACGTCCAGACCAAAATCGCAGAAGCGCGAATCAAAGAAGGTTTCGAACTCATCTCGGCCCCTTTCTACACCAGCCAGTACGGCTACAAACTGCAG GCGTCCCTGTTTCTCAACGGTAACGGATCCGGTGAAGGAGCTTATGTCTCTATTTACATCAAAATCTTGCCGGGAGAATACGACGCCCTCCTTAAATGGCCTTTCTCTCACACCGTTTCGTTCACGCTCTACGACCAGGCGGCCAATCCCGACAAG GCGTGTAATATCGTCGAGAGTTTCATTCCCGATCCGACGTGGGAGAATTTTCAGCGGCCATCGCGCGAGCCCGACGCTCTCGGATTCGGATTCCCGCGTTTCGTTTCGCACGACATGCTCAAGAAACGTCATTTTGTCAAGGACGACGTTCTCTTTCTCAAAGTCCGTGTCGATCCGGCTAAAAACATGGCCGTCTAG
- the LOC116917410 gene encoding TNF receptor-associated factor 4 isoform X2, with product MAPIVTSWSSLDYENGQQQRTNKMKQQQSQPSLSVYQPFRLRQNSVSVTPPSMNSSLKSYGSVSSFESSDPFASLLPNVGGANPGPTKPPRALHPSPGRGTGNRHHPPPLSIGGHDHSKFHHVRHLQGQIVTNRSKSHSDLSHVGTCTMEPVYCDNKCGQKISRKQMMQHKAIECGKRLVACRYCAKDFSYDTLQAHHAKCGRYPIACPNQCDSPKVVREELESHLKDNCPALMVSCPFKEAGCRFKGPRFSLDKHQEEGMKQHLLLMCGLATRQQQQLSTLRSTVSRVSLNYTGTFLWRINDVQTKIAEARIKEGFELISAPFYTSQYGYKLQASLFLNGNGSGEGAYVSIYIKILPGEYDALLKWPFSHTVSFTLYDQAANPDKACNIVESFIPDPTWENFQRPSREPDALGFGFPRFVSHDMLKKRHFVKDDVLFLKVRVDPAKNMAV from the exons ATGGCCCCGATTGTCACGTCGTGGTCGTCTTTGGATTACGAAAACGGCCAACAACAGAGGACCAACAAGATGAAACAGCAACAGTCTCAGCCTTCGTTGTCCGTCTATCAGCCGTTCCGTTTGCGTCAGAACAGCGTCAGTGTCACCCCGCCATCGATGAACAGCAGTTTGAAAAGTTACGGTAGTGTCAGCTCGTTCGAATCGTCCGATCCGTTCGCAAGTCTGTTGCCCAACGTTGGCGGTGCCAATCCGGGACCGACGAAACCACCGAGAGCTTTGCATCCGTCCCCGGGTCGTGGCACCGGTAATCGACACCATCCGCCTCCGCTCTCAATTGGCGGTCACGACCACTCAAAGTTCCATCATGTGCGTCATCTTCAGGGTCAAATAGTCACCAATCGTAGCAAATCGCACTCGGATCTG AGTCACGTTGGCACTTGCACGATGGAACCGGTTTATTGCGACAACAAATGCGGCCAGAAAATCAGCCGCAAGCAGATGATGCAGCACAAGGCCATCGAGTGCGGAAAGCGTCTGGTCGCCTGCCGCTATTGCGCAAAAGATTTCAGTTACGACACGCTACAAGCCCATCACGCCAAATGCGGTCGCTATCCAATCGCTTGCCCGAACCAATGCGATTCGCCCAAAGTTGTGCGCGAGGAACTCGAATCCCATTTGAAAGACAACTGCCCGGCTCTGATGGTCTCGTGTCCTTTTAAAGAGGCCGGATGTCGATTCAAG GGTCCTCGATTCTCTCTGGACAAACACCAAGAGGAAGGCATGAAGCAGCACTTGCTGCTCATGTGCGGATTAGCCACCCGCCAGCAGCAACAGCTTTCCACGTTGCGCTCCACCGTGTCACGCGTGTCGCTTAATTATACGGGCACATTTCTCTGGCGCATCAATGACGTCCAGACCAAAATCGCAGAAGCGCGAATCAAAGAAGGTTTCGAACTCATCTCGGCCCCTTTCTACACCAGCCAGTACGGCTACAAACTGCAG GCGTCCCTGTTTCTCAACGGTAACGGATCCGGTGAAGGAGCTTATGTCTCTATTTACATCAAAATCTTGCCGGGAGAATACGACGCCCTCCTTAAATGGCCTTTCTCTCACACCGTTTCGTTCACGCTCTACGACCAGGCGGCCAATCCCGACAAG GCGTGTAATATCGTCGAGAGTTTCATTCCCGATCCGACGTGGGAGAATTTTCAGCGGCCATCGCGCGAGCCCGACGCTCTCGGATTCGGATTCCCGCGTTTCGTTTCGCACGACATGCTCAAGAAACGTCATTTTGTCAAGGACGACGTTCTCTTTCTCAAAGTCCGTGTCGATCCGGCTAAAAACATGGCCGTCTAG